The following is a genomic window from Sphingorhabdus sp. Alg231-15.
GACGGCACTATGATCGAGCATGTGATAACCGACAATCTCGGCAGTCCTACTGCGCCGATGTCGGATGCCCAAACGCAATCCAAACGCGATCTGGCTCGTTCGCTTGCGAATAAGAACTGCGACCCCAGAATATTTGATGACCCCTTAGCCTATGCCACGGAGCCCCAATGACCTTTCCGACTTATTTCGAAGCTTTTGATGCCCAGCAGATGCTTGCTGACTATCCTGTCGGAGACGCTTTCACTGCGCGCTATATCGGCATGTCCCGAGATGAGCTTTTTGCCATTCAGGACAAGCAGTTTTTGAGGTTGATGCGGCGCGGATGGGAGATACCATTTTATAGGCGCTTGTGGAGCAATCAGGGCATAGAGGCAGGCGATATCAGGGGGCTGGAGGATATCACAAAGCTTCCGGTTTATGACAAGAGCGATCTGATGGCTTCGGTCAATGACTATCCGCCTTATGGTGATTTTGACGGACGTGGAGACACACCCGTAGTGTTCCACACGACATCAGGAACAACAGGCCGTCCGCAACCGCTGATGTTCGGGCCGAAGGGGCGAGAAATTACCAATTTGCTGGTCGGACGGATGTATCGCTGGATGGGTCTGGGACGCGATGATGTGGTGCAGTCCGTCTATGGGCACGGGATGATCAATGGTGGGCACTATATTCGCGAGGCGGTGACGCATTTTACCAACGCCCTGTTCCTGAGTGCAGGAACCGGGATTGAAACCCGGTCGATCAATCAGGTCAACCTGATGGCGGATTTCAATGTCAGCTGCATGGTTGGTTTTGTCGACTATATCCGCAAACTGGCCGATGTCGCTGCGGCAGAGGAATTGTTTGACCGGATCAATCTCAAGATGATTATCGGTCACTTGGGAACAGAAGATCGGGCCTC
Proteins encoded in this region:
- a CDS encoding phenylacetate--CoA ligase family protein, which encodes MTFPTYFEAFDAQQMLADYPVGDAFTARYIGMSRDELFAIQDKQFLRLMRRGWEIPFYRRLWSNQGIEAGDIRGLEDITKLPVYDKSDLMASVNDYPPYGDFDGRGDTPVVFHTTSGTTGRPQPLMFGPKGREITNLLVGRMYRWMGLGRDDVVQSVYGHGMINGGHYIREAVTHFTNALFLSAGTGIETRSINQVNLMADFNVSCMVGFVDYIRKLADVAAAEELFDRINLKMIIGHLGTEDRASTEAAWQGAKAYDWYGVGDTGSIAGEGPERDGMYVWEDAQYLELLDVDTGAPVAPGETGDMVVTCLFKDDIAPCIRFNTHDITEERTDSNATGMVFKRITGFKGRSDNMVKLRGINIFPHAIGAIIEGRNDLTGEYVCRVTRDDKGRDEMHVTLESKGSSSQAELVELLRKGIGIEVGVALVDAGETAKDTQIDTRQKPIRLIDERGL